Genomic segment of Peribacillus frigoritolerans:
ACAGGGCCGTTCGTTTTTAAATCGTGGAAGCCTGGTGAAGAAATCGCCCTTTCGAAAAACAAGGATTATTGGGGGGATAAGCCTAAGATTGATGGGGTGGCATTCAAGGTTGTCCCTGAAGATGCCACTAGGATTGCAATGATAGAAACGGGTGAAGCACATGTGACCGATCAAGTGCCAGTGACGGAGATTGATAGGATCGAAGCGTCAGGCACGATGGATTTATATCGCACGGAGGGACTTGCCGTTGAATACTTAAGCTTCAATGTTAAGAAAAAACCTTTTGATGATGTACGGGTCCGTAAGGCGGTCGCTCATGCCATCGAAGTCGATTCCATTATCAAAGGGGTTTATAACGACGTCGGCACGAGGGCAAATTCAACAATGAGCCCGAAGGTGTTTGGTTATGATCCGGAAATAAAAGGCTACGACTATGATATTAATGAATCGAAGAAGCTCTTGACTGAAGCGGGGGTCAAGGATGGTTTGGAGTTTACACTGACGACGAGTGATCGTAAGGAAAGGATCAATATGGCCGAGGTGATTCAATCCCAGTTAAAAGGAATCGGTATTAAAGTCAAGATTCAAGTCCTTGAGTATGGGGCTTACATTGACGCGACAGCCAAGGGCGAGCACCAGGTAGCGATAGGCGGCTGGGGCAATGCTACCGGGGATGGAGATTATAATCAATTCAATCTTTTCAATACCAAATCCCAAGGTGCTGCGGGAAATAGTTCATTCTATAGCAATCCGGAAGTTGATAAATTGATTGAAAATGCACGTAAAGAATCGGATGGCGATAAACGTAAGGAACTATATTCGAAGGCACAAGCAATTGAAAGGGAAGAAGTTCCATATGTTCCTATCCGAAACTATGAACACTTGGCGGTATACGGTGGGACGGTTAAAGGACTGTGGCTGAATCCGGCAAATTATTTAATGCTTGATGACGTAACCGTGAAGTAGGAATTCATCACAAATGGAAGGCAGCATAAGGAAGTTATGCTGCCTTCTCAATTAGGAGGGGAAAATATGATAGATTTACTGCTAATCCATGGGACCGTTATTACCATGGATCAAAACAGGAGAATTCTGCAGGATGGTGCCATCGCCATACATCAAGGAAGGATTTTAGCCGTAGATTCAACGGAAAAACTGAAATTGGAGTATGAAGCTGTAAAAGTCATCGATTGCAGCCATCAATGCATATTGCCTGGATTGATAGATGTTCATGGTCATGGGGGACATTCCATGTTCAAAACGATCGCCATGGAGAATATTGATTTTTGGATGCCCATCATGACGAATGCTTACAAGCATTTTGTTACAGATGACTTTTGGTATTACGAAGGAAAGCTATCCTCCCTTGAGAGATTAAAGGCGGGCGTGACAACTGGGGTTAGCGTTTTAGGATCCATGCCGCGGTCCGATGAACCGATTTTTGCCATCAATCATGCAAAAGCATACGCCGAAGTTGGGATCAGGGAAGTGGTATGCACAGGTCCTTGCAACCCTCCATGGCCCCATTCATTCAGCCGGTGGATTGACGGAAAGAGAGTGGTAAAGGAAGTTTCATATGAAGAAGTATTACAGGGGGCGGAAGCGGTAATCGAGGCGCTGAACCATGCAAATGAGGACCGCACGAGGGCCTTCATTA
This window contains:
- a CDS encoding glutathione ABC transporter substrate-binding protein, translating into MRKGMIGLLFASLLGISSVLSGCATEESGSKETVEKAKEGGTLIVARLSDATTLDPHFITDIPSANVVYEKVYQTLVVPDKNMNPKPLLAKEWKQLDDVTWEFKLQEGVKFHDGAPFNAEAVKTNFDRVLDPATASPQAGKLEMIKEIKVVDETTVQFKLKYPYAPLLSILVSNEGSIISPKAIKENSDKLAQNPVGTGPFVFKSWKPGEEIALSKNKDYWGDKPKIDGVAFKVVPEDATRIAMIETGEAHVTDQVPVTEIDRIEASGTMDLYRTEGLAVEYLSFNVKKKPFDDVRVRKAVAHAIEVDSIIKGVYNDVGTRANSTMSPKVFGYDPEIKGYDYDINESKKLLTEAGVKDGLEFTLTTSDRKERINMAEVIQSQLKGIGIKVKIQVLEYGAYIDATAKGEHQVAIGGWGNATGDGDYNQFNLFNTKSQGAAGNSSFYSNPEVDKLIENARKESDGDKRKELYSKAQAIEREEVPYVPIRNYEHLAVYGGTVKGLWLNPANYLMLDDVTVK